Within the Mauremys reevesii isolate NIE-2019 linkage group 2, ASM1616193v1, whole genome shotgun sequence genome, the region ACTTTGGACAGGTAAATGTCACACTGTGAGACTTGTTCAGAACTTGTGGAACCCAACAATAATTCAAAAGATGATGTTGACAGAGCCTAGCCAGACTGATCTTGCCTTTCTGTAGCACTGGTGCAATCCAAGATTTACATAAATATCTGGTATATTACAGAATTTAATGAGTTTTTCTTGTGCCAATCCAGACCATGCTCCAGTCTCAATACTTTAacatacagtaaaaaaaaaatccaccttgcGACCACTAGAGCAGAGAGACCTGATAGCCCGGTGGTAAGGGGCCGGGCGTTCTCCTAGGAGATCCAAACTCTACCTCATTCAGAACCTGTCTCCCCCACATCACAGGGAGTGCCCTAACCGCTGGACTATACAGTCAATCGGTCAATCTCTCCTACTGGACCTGTTCCACTTTATATCAATATTCATTGggtcagagagagaaaatgactcTAAGGCCTGGAGGTTAGCACACTTACCTAGTATGTGGGAGATTCAAGTTAAAGTCACTGCTTTGCATCATTCAGATCAAGAATTTGAACCTTTCACATCCCAGGAATGAGTCCTAACCATCTGGCTACTCTGGGTGGGTGTCTCTGATTTTCACAAAACACATTCAAAAGGAAACAGCTACAGAAcaagaaacattttgaaatctcaaaagttTTCACAGGATGAGCAAACCACTTCTCACCCAGCCCTAGCGAGGACTACAGGATAGACACTCAACTCTGGGGAAAAGGTGAATTAACTTCACTTTGGCCCTACAGGGGTTGGGAAGGCAGTAGAGACTtccctggaagaagcaggggacgTACCTCATATCAGGCCTCTGAATGAAAGATGAAAATGATTCCATTGGCCAAGCAAAGAGTAACTCTGACATGTTCTAACAGGAATCCTTTCCTTTCTGCAAGTAGATATGAGATACGATGCAAAGCCCTCAGCGCTGGCCTTTAGAAAAAGGGGTCTGCTCACTTGCATGAAGAGATCACAgcaataaaaggaaaacaaaaggaaaCTTATCAAAGCCAGCATTCCATAGTGTCTGTAACAGCCTTCTTTCCTTGTGCACGTAGTTTGAAGATGGCATTTTGGATATCTGCCTGAAACTCCTGGATATGGGTGCAAATTACCATCATGACTCTGACCGAGAAAGTAGTTGGCGCAAGGATCCTGTGCATGTCAGCATGGTGGTAAACCACATGGTAAGTGAATGGTTAATCACATATGACCTCTGAATGCATCAGCAGCAGTGAGCTATGTTGTAGGAGAAGAGTGAAAGACACaggaaccacacacacacacatataccacATATGGAGCTAAACAGGGAGGAATTTGACTAACCAAGTAAATCAGAATTTCCACAGTTTTAATAGCTCAATGCAGAATTTGTATCTTGGAAAAGTCTTAGGATGTAGAGAAGTGATCAGGTATTTAGATTTATTCTTGTCTGTTTTCCAGATTTGTGGCCATAGCAGTAACAGCATCATGAAGCTCCCACAGAACAATGATTACCTGCAGGGGGCTAAACCACTGTCATGGAATGGAAGTGTTCCCATCCTTCAGCAGTGGTATAAAGGCAGATGTAGGCCAGTCAGATATGGAGACTCTGCATCTCTTGCATCAGTAATGTGCACAGGTAAGCTAGCcttcccgtcccccccccccccccgacaagtTGGTGGGGAATGATATATCAAGGAAAACAACCCTCCCCCAAAAGCCTATAGCAAGCAGCTCACCTGATCTGCATATCACCAGAAAAAAAAGTGGATCTATTTTTTGTTACCAAAATAAATTCACTATAAAATGGCTGACTAGGGTGAGATCCAGCTTTGTCTCAGCATTGATCACAGCAGGAAGAAAAGCAGTACTCATCCTTCTGGCCCTGACTCCAGTCAGTACTATATGCTCCAGTGCTTGCTGAGCATTTCCTCCAGTGATAAAAGGCAGAGTAAGAACAGTGTACTGTATGTGGTAGTATTTTCTTCTAGCACGAGCTTGGATGATGAATCAGAAGAAGAAGCAGTGACAATTGCAATAAAATGCTTGTCTATATCTCTTCCTAAAATCTGGGAGCCAAAGCAATTAGCTGCAAACTACTATCTTTTCCTATGAAAAGAGAGGATATTTTAGTCAGCTAGACAACACAGAAATTCCATTGGCAGGGTTATAAGTTATTGATTACTGAGGTAAATCAGTTTCTAAGTTGGTTGATGGGGATGTTTCATAACATAGTGATATTGAATCTGTGCGTCGTTTGCAATTAACGTTATAGAGGACTCTTGATGTTTTGTTAGTCAGACACTTATTATTGAGCCTACTAAAGGACCCAGGAAGAAAGCCTAACACCCTATTTCCTACTACTGTGTCCCCCTTTGCTACTTTTCCAACACCAAAATGAAGTCCCCTACTGAAGCTGACTTTGCACCATTAGTGTTATGTGCACGTAGTGTTTTTTGTTGGAGATTTTAGCTCAAACTATTTACATGTTATGTGTCAATTATAGGAGAAATTACTTGAAAAATAGGAAGGAAAGGAATTGGCTAACTTATTCCAGGAAAGCATTCTTTATAGGGACTTTTGAGTAAGTGTTCTGGTCTCTGGAGCACTTTTTCCCTTACAGTGATGAGGTGTTTGGGAATCCCAAGCCGTGTTGTCACAAACTTCTATTCTCCTCAACGTGCTGAGAACCCCCTTGTTGTCAATGAACTTTTTGATTGTACTGGCAAAACACTGCGTGGCAAAGACAGTCTTTGGTAAGTGTGAAATCAACAATGAGTGAATGCTATTACTGATGTACAAGAACTCACATAAGCCTGACCATGGACCATTTCTTTAGTGTTGCAAGACTGTTGCAATAATTCAGTTTCATAATGACACATTGCAAGAAGATATAATTATGCACTAATAGTACTTGCTTGACTGCTGAATCTACACGAGAATCAGATGCTCATAAAACATTCACCAAATTCATAAGTACTTAATTCTACCTGCAAATGAGGCCATCTATCTTGGAGTGGCTCCAAAAATACTGACTGTATCATGAGAAACAAATCCTTCAGGGATCAGGGCCATCATCTTCCATCATGATCACCTAGTTGATAATCAGTTCTTTGATAGCTGATTTCTTGAGGCTCCTTATCATTGGTGTAGAGCTCTATGGTTGTAGTGTCTGCTCCCAATACAGCATTCACCCAGCTAGATCAATATCACACGTCAATGGTAGCTTTCATATTCCCAccctacccctgttctagtctGATTGGTCCAGAATTTTGACTTGTACCAAAGACTGGCCCCGGAGAGTTCTTTACAAAGTCTCTGAACTTTTACATGCTACAGGAGCTACCACTGCTGGAATGAATCTTGGATGGCCCGCAGAGATCTAAATCAATGTTGTGGTGATTGGCAGTGTCTGGATCCAACACCCCTGGAGACTGGTAGAGGTAAATGAACCCTATGTTTCTGTAAATGTCATTACTGTCCTATTCTTCAGGTTGTATAGTAGGCATCCTATGTTACGTAATGTAGTAATATGGTTGACTTGATCTGTGTTAGGTTCAATATGCTGTGGTCCTACTTGGGTCAGAAGCATCAAAGATGGAGATCTGGACTTGGACTATGACGGCCATCATATGTTCTCTCGGCTGAATGCAAGCTGTGTTGGCTGGCTTTCCCAAGGCTCTGTCTCAAAGACAAAACTACACTGTGACACATGGCCTTGTGGGCAATACATCAGCACCAAGTGCATTGGTAGTGACCTACGGGAGGATATCACCAGCGCTTACAAGTATGAATTAGGTATGGACCAAAGACTTTACCTGGATTCACAGGAATTTGAAATGCTGATCATAagaaatataaacaaacacattcTGTTCATTGTGAAAGTTCCCAGTTTTAAAGTAAAACTTCTCCAGACTGATCTAGTTTTTGGAAAGTAACCTTATTCCAAAGGCTTCTAAatataattgatttttttaaaagattgtgcTTAAAGTCATTCACTCCCACTATTTTCATTTGTATTCTGGCCCTGCCTGTTCCTTAGTTGAGTAATAGAGATCAGGATTGGGTTTTTTAGGACCTTTGAAAGGCCCTATATCATTCTTTAAGCAAGAGTTAACCTCTTCATTCTCACCTAGTGTACCAGCAATGTCAAGACACATGCTCATCAGTTAGCCACCTGACATATCCAGTATACCCTCATATTCATTTTTTTTGTCAGTATAAGTTGTTACTGGGATACATTCACCATTCAACAGTAGTTAAAGGATTATACAGCACAACACTTACAGGAGTGTAAAATGGGTTGGAGCTAACTGTAAAAATGAAACCCCTGGCTGACTATGTCTGAGGGACAACAGGAGCGAAGTTAAGAAGCTGGACATTTGCGAGAGGGTCTTCATTTGGATATCTCTAGTGTTTAGACAGATATATGTAATGTGGTCTATTGTACACATTCTGGTCCTTGTAAAGCTGGTTCTGAGACTTATGTTGAATgcctgttttttatttatttactctaCATATATAAAAAGGTAACAAACTGCAACTAAGCATGTTTTCCAAGTGATTTTCTTTCAGCATTCCTGTCTCCTTAAACTGCCATGTCTTGGAGAGGAGGTGCATTTTCTTTACGTTCGGCACCTGACTGTACCAGATTAAGCTCTaaggagaggagagaagaagaaggaaTTTAATCACTTTTGGGGCTGAGGGAGTTGTTATGATCTCTTGTATCTCCAACAGGTTAAATGTCCCATATCTTCTTCAACAGGTTCTCTGAAAGACAAAGAAGCATTTTACAGAGCTTATAGAAAAATTCATTCTGGATACTGTAATGCTCCCAATTCAGATATAGACAGAGAGTTAGCATCTCTCCGAAGCCCATTCCTGAGTGATGCTGGTATTGCTATGAGGCTTAAGATGGCTAATTGCCCTGTATATGGCCAAGATGTCTGTCTGCAATGGGTGCTTGAAAACTTACGTAAAGAGCCCAAGAACCTGAATTTCAACTTGTGTGCTCAGGTGATGACATGCAATGGATGTCCATTGGATCAGTTCTGGAAGGACAATATGAATGTCATTCTGGGTCCAAGGGAAGGTAAGAAAAATTGGAGCTATCTAATTCACTCTTGTTGGTCCAAAGTCAACACTATCCTCAGCAGATAGGTCAATACTTGTGATCAGGATTAGTCAGAGGCCTTTTAACAGTCCCAGGAGATTAAAATAATGGGGATCTCTATCCTTTAATATTGACAGTTGGATTGCTTTTGTTCTGATCCTCCAAAGATCAGCAAATTCACTGCTTGTATGCTTCTGGGTGGCTCGTAGGCCCTGCTGGATTAATTTCTACCAGAGCTAAATTCCAAAGGTTAGGGATATTGGTGAGCATTCAGAAATTCATTACCATTAAATCTTCTGGTCCGGGTTTTAACTAAGAAACAGTTTTATGTTAAATACACTGATGTAGCTACAGTTCTCTGAAAGCTGTGATATCAGCCAAAGGTTTGAGGAAATCTGTGTATATCTTTGAATAGAGGAGATTATAATATCTCTCAAGGGAAATGGGATCCCAGGCCTTGAACATTCCAAGCACTACTAGATAAGCCATGGAATAAAGAAGACAGGAGGGCTGTCACATCACAAACACTTAGCTTGTGATTAACATCATTTTCCTTTCCAGAGACGACAAGCTCTTTCCATATACGATATGAATATCAAGCCATCGCCTCCTTAGTTTTTGGATTCATTTTTACTAAATTTAAATTCTCGAGATTGGGATATCACTGAGGATTAGGAAACACAGCACAGTAAAATCTTCTGCTTTGAAGTTTTAATTAAGGAGAAACTTCCTGGTGAATGCAATGATATACTTAAAGATCTTTGAAACTGGCCACTGTGCATCATCTTTAACCAGCAGATGTCATGTCTGCACTCAAAGACAATGGGATACCATGACATTCAACAAGCTACTGTATAACCCATACTGTTTAATGCCAGTCAAATTACAGGATGGAAATGGCAGGAAATATCAGATGAGAGAAACAGATTAGTGattaaaataattttgctttGCAGTGAAAACAATTCCACTACACATACCATTTGACCAGTATGGGTCTCATCTCTCTGATTACAACATTATGAGAGTGGTAGCTGTCTCAGAACCAGAATGTGGTGGTGAAGTCCTGATGGTGAACAGAGATATTGTGATTAACAAGCCTCCTGTTGATATTAAGGTAAAGCACATTCCTTAGTTGCTCCACATACACATGGGACACTCATTGGTCTAAGAAACTCtttctcacactcacacacatggGGCTATCCCTAGATCACTGTGCGTGGTTGCAGTGTTGAAAAATTTGGAAGCAACAGAactttctttatttttcattttaccaACAGAGAATTTGATTTTGAATCTAATAACAATTGACTCCATCTCATAGGAGAGATGTCTGCCAACTTTGaatcaggaagggatttttaggTGAAtaactctctctttttaaatctcCATTTTTTCCCTTATTTATATTTCAGCTTTGTTAAAATCCTAGTCTAGTctaaatgctatttttttttaggGATGCAAGAATGTAAGAACAGCCattctggatcagaccaatgatccatctatcccagtatcctgtctctgacaatggccagtaccagagcttcaggatATATTACAGGGCAATTCTGGAGAGAACCACTCCTGTTTTCCTCttccagcttctggtagtcagaggtttagggttgccccaagcatgaggttgcatccatgaccatactggttaatagccattaatgggccTATCGTCCATGGACTCatctaggttgttttttttaaacccagttatatttttggatCTCACATcttatggcaatgagttccacaggttaattgtatGTTGTGTGAAAAGTATTTCTTATTTCTCTTaatcctgctgcctgttaatttcattgggtgacctctggtttttgtattgtCAGAGTAAATTACACTTCTCTATTCAcattttccacaccattcatgattttatagacttctatcacaTATCCCCTAACTCGTCCCTTTTCTAAGCTGAGCAGCCCTAATCTTTCTAGCTCTCCTCGTATGGAACCTGATTCATAAGAGAGTTCCTGTGTCTTTCATCAGCTCCTAGGTAAACCAAGGGTGCATTCTACGTGCACTGCAGAGATCTCCTTCTGCAATCCCCTCCAGGAGAACCTGAGGAACTGTGTACTGAACCTGGAAGGTTGTGGACTGTTCAAAGAGCCAACGACTATTGAGTAAGTTCAACAAATATTTAAACAGAATTCATGGGTTGAATATGATATTGGAAGATTTCAGTTGTTCTACTGCTGAATAGGACTTCATCTCTCCACCAGTCCATGCCTTTGCTGTGAGACTGCATTGAGAGTCTAGTTGCTCTTGCAAATGATAGAGCATTTAGTGCTGGGAGAAAATGCatattctttcattttttaaagtaataattGAAAAATAATTAAGAGCTACAAGAATCCCTTTGAATCTGTGAAGAGGCTCTCCCTAAATATACATTGCTAAACAGTCACTATACCCAATGTTCTTTTCTTTAACCTAAAATTCATTCAAAATTGGAAAAAGGCAGTGTCAGTCACCAGGTCACCTTATAAGTCCATAGCTTCTCCACTGGGGAAGGGTGGCACCTAGTACCTGCTGTGTTTGCCATCCTACCCCAAAAGGAGTTTAGCAACTGGTTAGTATCTGTTGCTATTTCTGGTTGTGAGGAAAAATTGACAAAGTTTGGGACTGTTTAGTCTTGAAAGAAAACGATTGAGGTGCATTTTCATTGAAGTATGTACAACTCATCTAATAAAGCTCAATGAACTTGAAGTAGTCAGACAGACCACATATATAAGACCTAAAGTGAAGTTAGGATGGAATATGCTATCTTTACAAAGAATTCAAGGGGCTGGTATTTCTCAGAATAGGTGGATTGGCTTCCAATTATGGTGCTGAAGTGAAAAAGTATAAAGCATTGTTGAAACAAATTTTGGATGACTTTATGGGATTAATAAAAGGTCACTGATAAATTCTGTTGATGGGAGTAATAACCTTCCCCTGAATTAGAAGGAAAACTCATGTTATTTCATtatatgattattattttttgcctCCCTCCTCTGGCACAAAATTTTATAGTCTAGGATAGAGATGGCGTATGGCAGAGTTATCACAAAAACAGATCAAACATAACAGGTATATAGCTAGTGTCTAGTGCTGCATAAGTATAATCTATGTATGTGACAAAGAACACTTTCCTTTCTATCTCTTCATTCAGTTTGGGAACACTGGCTGCTAATCACCAGGCACGAACCATAGTGGAGTTTACACCTTACAGGGAAGGCTGTCACCGGCTCCTGGCCAACTTCAGATGCCACAAGTTTGGCTACTGCAAAGGATATGCCAATGCTATTGTGGAAAGCTCTGCCCCCCAGGTTGTGTGCGGCTCTGCCCCCCAGGTTGTGTGCGGCTCTGCCCCCCAGGTTGTGTGCGGCTCTGCCCCCCAAGCCGCGTGTGGCTCTGCCCCACAGGTCATGTGCGGCTCTGCCCCACAGGTTGTGTGCAACTCTGACCCCCAGTCTGCTTGCGACTATGTGTGCATCCCTGTATGCAACTCCGCGGGTGACTCTGGTGGCCCCCTCGTATATGATTATGTGTGCCTCCCCGTCGGCCACCCCATGTGTGAGTCTGTGTACCGTGCTGCGGCTGCCAGTGCCCCCTACTCCATGAATGACAGTGTGTCCCGCTCTGTGTGTGACAATGTGTCCCGCCTCTTGGGAGTCCCAGTCTCTTTCTCTATGAGTGATCCCAGGTCCGCTCCAGCATCCCACCCTATGTCTGCCCCAGTGGTACAAGGCATGTGTGGCTCTCTTCCCACTCAAGCATCCTACCCCGTGTGTGCCCCAGTGGTTCAAGGCATGTGTGGCTCTATGCCCACTCCCCCATCCTACGCCATGAGTCTCCAGATGCCTCCAGCTATGGGTGGCTCTCTGCCTGCTCCACCATCTTATGCCAGGAGTCTCCAATTGCCTTCAGCTGTGTGTAGCGCTGGGCCCACTCCATCGTCCTACTCCACGAGTGTCCCAATAACTGAAGCTGCGTGTGGCTCCATGCCCGCTCCAGCGTCCCACCTCACGTGTGGCCCAGTG harbors:
- the LOC120397310 gene encoding protein-glutamine gamma-glutamyltransferase 5-like; translation: MNITLFPPTNACIGRHILNMHITSCNRTYDRCLGDFYILFNPWCADDPVYMYNEALRKEYVLNEQGMLYQGVHKHITSRPWHFGQFEDGILDICLKLLDMGANYHHDSDRESSWRKDPVHVSMVVNHMICGHSSNSIMKLPQNNDYLQGAKPLSWNGSVPILQQWYKGRCRPVRYGDSASLASVMCTVMRCLGIPSRVVTNFYSPQRAENPLVVNELFDCTGKTLRGKDSLWSYHCWNESWMARRDLNQCCGDWQCLDPTPLETGRGSICCGPTWVRSIKDGDLDLDYDGHHMFSRLNASCVGWLSQGSVSKTKLHCDTWPCGQYISTKCIGSDLREDITSAYKYELGSLKDKEAFYRAYRKIHSGYCNAPNSDIDRELASLRSPFLSDAGIAMRLKMANCPVYGQDVCLQWVLENLRKEPKNLNFNLCAQVMTCNGCPLDQFWKDNMNVILGPREVKTIPLHIPFDQYGSHLSDYNIMRVVAVSEPECGGEVLMVNRDIVINKPPVDIKLLGKPRVHSTCTAEISFCNPLQENLRNCVLNLEGCGLFKEPTTIDLGTLAANHQARTIVEFTPYREGCHRLLANFRCHKFGYCKGYANAIVESSAPQCHDQWNTSLLEQRLAEKQEEGFKEYQHCVLKVEQFLRK